Part of the Scrofimicrobium sp. R131 genome is shown below.
GCAGGTTCAGTTCGGCGCCGGACACCTCCGCCACCACCTGCCCCACGCAGTCGGCCCCGGCCCGCCAGGTGGCCAGCCAACCGGGGTCGCCCGCTCCGCCGTCCGAGGCGGCCAGCCCGGCCACCACCACCTGGGCCGTGTAGGACTGGTCGGGATAGTCGGCGCGCGGGCTGACCACGATCTTGCGGACGTCGTGGCGTCCCAGCAGTGCCACCACGGGCCGGGACAGGGTCGGCCGCCCGGTCACCACCACCTGCTGAATGTCGCGCTGTTGGTACAGGTACCGCAAGAGCAGGGGGGTGTGCGGGACCCAGCTGGGAGAGGCCGTCGCCCCGGAGGAGGGCTCGGCCAGGATCGGCACCTGCCGGGCGGTGGCCGCCGCAATCACCGCGGGGTCCGCGCTGTCGCCCGCCACCACGACGGTCCACAGCGAGGGGTCCACCACCTCGTCCCAACTGGGCAGGGTCGGCGGGGTGGCCAGGTAAGTGGGGACGGGAACGGTCGGCAGCACCAGGTCGGAGGCAGGGACGAGCGGGTCGGCGAAAGCCACGTTCAGGTGGACCGGCCCGGGGGTGTCGCAGGCAGCGCGCAGCAGCCGGGTGAGGGGTGCCGCGGTCGCCACCCGCTCGCCGGAGCGGCCCGCCGGAATCGAGGCGGCCACGACGCCCGGGAAGATCCCCTCCTGGATCGTGGTTTGGGAGGCGCCCACCCCTCGCAGTTCGTGCGGCCGGTCAGCGGTGATCACCACCAGGGCCAGCCCCTGCAGGCGGGCCTCCTCCACCGCGGAATGCAACTCGGTGACCGCGGTGCCCGAGGTGGTGAAGACCGGCACGGGGACCGGCTGCCCGGCTTGGGCCGCCAGCGCCTTGGCCATCCCGAGCGCCCAGAACCCGGCGCTGCGCTCATCGGAGAAGGTGCCCACCCGGATCTGGCCCTCCGCCTCGGCCTGGGCCAGCGCGTAGGCAAACGGGGCGTTTCGGGAGCCGGGGCAGTAGGCCGCGACGGGCACGCGGGCCGCCAGCAGGGTGGCGATCAGGGTTTGCGCGGTCAGGATGGACGGGTTCTCAGTCACGGGCGTTCACCTCCGTCAGCATGGCTTCAGTTCGGGCCAGCCAGCGTTCCACCACCGAGCGGTCAGCGGCGCCGGCCACGGGCTCGGCCGTGAGTACGCGGGCAGCCCGGGCCACGTCCAGGTTTCCGCCGGCCGAGCGGAGCGGCTCAGCCACGACGTCGGTGGCCAGCAGCCGGGCGGTGTCGAGGCCGCAGGCGTGAGGCAGGTCGGGCAGGGCCGCCGCCAGTTGAACCCCCGCCGCCAGCCCGTACGAGGTGTCGATGGCGGAGGAGACCACCACCGGGAGCGGGAGCTGCCCGGCCAGGTCGAGGGCGGCCCGGACCCCGCCGAGCGGGGCCACTTTGATCACGGCCAGGTCGACTGCCCCGACCACGCTAAACGGGTCGTCGGCCCGGCGGATCGACTCGTCGGCGGCGATGGGCGGCTCCACCCGCTCGCGCACGGCGGCCAGGTCTTCAACCTCCCAGCAGGGCTGCTCCACGTATTCCAGCCCACCCACCGGGCCGGCCGCCCGCTGCAGGAACTCAATGGCGGCGCAGGCTTCGTCCCGGCTCCAACTGCCGTTGACGTCGATCCGAACGCGCGCGTCGGCGCCGAACTGGTCGGCCAGCACCTCGGCCACCGCCGCCACCCGGGCCGCGTCGGCGTCCAGGTCTACCCGCGGGTCGGCCACTTTGATTTTGGCGGTCCGACACCCCGCCTCCGCCGCCCGGGCGGCCGCCGCTGCGGGCGAGCTGACCGGGATGGTCACGTTGACCGGCACCTCGGTTCGGACCGGCGCCGGACCCGGCCGTGTCGCCTGGGCGAGGGCGCTGCGCAACCACTGGGCCGCCTCGTCCGGCTGATAGTCCAGGAACGGCGCGCATTCGCCCCAACCGTGCGGGCCGTGCACCAGCAGGCCCTCCCGGGAGTTCACCCCGCGAAAGGTGGTGGTCAGCGGCAGGTGAAAGATGATCGTGCGATCGATTCCGAGGTCCTCCCACCGGGTGGGGTGGCTCCACTCGGTCAGGGGCACATCCGTGAGCATAAGAGAAGTTGACACATGCTGAGTCTACCTGCGCCGGGGAGCCGCTACGCTGGGGGAATGATCATCCTGGCACTGGCCGCCGGCATCCTGGGGCTGGTGGTGTCGGCCGTCCTGCGCCGCTCCACCAAACCCCCGACCGGCGGCATCGTCGACGACCGCTTTATCTACCTGTCGCTCCCCGGGTTTTCACTGTTTTTGCTCGGGGTGGGGCTGCTGGGTCTGACCGTCCCCCTGGCCACCCACGCGCTGGGCCTGGTTGCCACGGTTGGGGCCGGACTGGTGGCGGCGGTCGGCGCCGTGCTGTCCGTTTGGGGGTTGTTTGCGCGGTCGGTGCCGGGTTGGGCGAAGCCCCGCTAGCGCCCCTGCAGCGCCATCCACTCGGCATAGCCGATTGGGTTCAGCTGCGACTTGATCTTGTACACCACCGCCGGGGTCGGGCCCAGGAAGTCGGCCCGGTCATTTTCCGAGTAGGAGGTGCCAAACTCGTAGTGCCACGGCTCGGGCCGGTCGGTGTCGGGGCCCAGGGCTGAGGGCAGGCGGAAACCGTAGCTGGGGCCGTGCTCCAGCATCCAGCTCACCTCGGGCGCGTCCCAGGTGGAGAAAATGTCCCAGTTGAAGTCAATGGCCTGACCGAACCCGTGGTTGGACTGACCCGGAATCGCGGTCATGTCGGGCGCATCCCAGTGCACCTGGTACTGGGAGGCCAGATCGCGGTAACCGTTCAAAATGGGCAGGTCCGTGCCGAACTGGAGGTGGTAGGCCTCGTTCAGGCGGATGAAGTTGTCCATTGCGGCGCACAGGAGCCGCTCGTTTGGCTGCCAGGGAATTGGGCAGAGCAGGTCGTCGGGCAGCTCCCCGTTGGAGACGCCGGTCAGGTCCGGCAGGTTTTGGGCGAGGCGTCGGTCCAGCTCCAACTGGGCGGCGTCCCCGGCCGCGGTTTCGGCCCGGGCCAGTTCGGTCAGCTGGCCATTCGCCAGGTCGTTGACCCGCATCCTGCCGGTGGCAACGGCCAGTTCCTGCTCGGTGAGCGCGGCGAGGGCCGAGTCGAACGCGGACGTGGCGGCGGCCAGCGCCCCCTGGTCCAGGGTCGAGCGAGTGATCTTGACCGGAATTGCGCGGGAGGTGCGCGCCTGAGCGGCCGACAGGGAGGTGACCGAGGTGGCGGCGGCAAACAGGGCGGACCGGGTGAGGTTTCCCTGCTCGTAGGCGCGCATCAGGTTGGTGGGCACACCGCTGATCAGCAGCCAGGAGGACTGGCCGGGATTGGCCCCGAGTTGGTCGGCCAGGTGGCGGTAGGCGTCGACCGCGTTGGCCCCGGAGTCGGACATCGATTCGAGCAGCGACAGGTTGGTTTCGTCCACCCGGCCGAGGCTCTGCCGGACCGCGCTAAGCAGGGCGGCATCCCCGGCGGCGGGGGCCAGCTCAACCAGGTAGTCGCGTTTGACCGTCTCTGCGGGAACCGGGCTCTTAGCGGAGGCGAGGCGGGGGGCGCTGAAACCGGTGGCCACGATCAGCAGCAGGGCCAGGAGCACGACGATGCCCGGGCTCAGCCGTTGACTGACCCGGGGATTGCTCGCCACCACTGCGTGTCGATTCCTCAGTTGCTCATTCACCCGAATGCGTTCTACCCGCCTACCGTGCCGCACAGTTATCCAGGAACAGTTTACCGGTCTTGCGGGGGCCTGGGAAGGTCAGATTCTTCCCAGTGATCGAACCATCACCGCCTTGATCGTGTGGAGGCGGTTCTCCGCCTGGTCGAAGACGATTGAGCGCGGCCCTTCGAACACCTCGTTGGTCACCTCGACCCCTTCCAGCCCGAACTGCTGGTAGACCTGGCGGCCAATGGTCGTGTTCAGGTCGTGGAACGCGGGCAGGCAGTGCATGAACTTGGCGTTCGGACCCGCGGTGGCCATCAGCGCCTCGTCGACTCGATAGGGCCGCAACAGCTGGATCCGTTCCGCCCAAACCTCGGCCGGCTCGCCCATCGAAACCCAGATATCGGTGTGGACAAAGTCGACCCCGGCCACCGCGGCCAGGTCCTCCGTCACGGTGATCCGGGCCCCGGTTTGGGCGGCAATTTCTTCCGCCTGGGCAATGACGTCGGCGGGGGGCCATAGGGCCTCTGGGGCGACGATCCGCACGTCGGCGCCCAGCAGCGCGCCGTTGACCAGCAGCGACCGACCCGTGTTGAACCGGGCATCGCCGACGTAGGCGTAGGCAACCTCGCTCAGGTTACGGCCCCCGGCGTGCTCTTTCATGGTCAGGGAGTCCGCCAGCATCTGGGTCGGGTGCCACTCGTCGGTGAGACCGTTCCAGACCGGGACCCCCGACAGCTCCGCCAGCGTCTCGACACTGCTCTGCCGGTCGCCCCGGTACTCGATCCCGTCGAAAAAGCGTCCCAGCACCCGCGCGGTGTCAGCCACCGACTCCTTGTGTCCCAGCTGGGAGCCACTGGGGTCCAGGTAGGTGGTGGAGGCGCCCTGGTCGGCCGCGGCCACCTCGAACGCGCACCGGGTTCGGGTGGAGGTCTTCTCAAACACGAGGGCAATGTTGCGGCCCCGCAGGTAGGGAACCTCGGTCCCGGTTCGCTTCTGTTCTTTTAGGATTCCGGCCAGTTCAATCAGGTCGGCCCACTGCTGAGCGGTGAAATCCGTTTCGCGCAGCAGGTGGGATCCGGGGGCAAAATAGCGGGAAAGATCAGTCATTACTTCAGGGTACCGGATCGACCTGTCGGCGCACCGCATACACTTAACTCATGAGCAGCCTTCCTTTTGTCTCCGACACGTTTGACCCCGCCCGCTGGCAGGAGGTCCCCGGTTTCACCTTCACCGACATCACCTACCATCGCGGCCGGTCCCGCGGGCCCCAGGACGGGGCTCCGACCGGCGCTCCCCTGCCCTGGGTTCGGATCGCCTTCGACCGGCCCGAGGTGCGGAACGCCTTCCGCCCCCAGACGGTGGACGAGTTGCTGGTGGCACTGGAGGATGCCCGCACCAACTCGGAGGTGGCCGCGGTGATCGTCACCGGGAACGGCCCCTCCGCCAAGGACGGGGGCTACGCCTTCAGTTCGGGCGGCGACCAGCGGGTGCGGGGGAAAGAGGGCTACCAGTACGGCCCCGCCGGCGACGCCCAGAGTCGGGCCCGCCACGGTCGGCTGCACATTTTGGAGGTTCAGCGCCTGATTCGCGCCACCCCGAAACCGGTGATCGCCGCGGTGAACGGGTGGGCCGCCGGGGGCGGACACTCCCTGGCGGTCGTCTGCGACCTGGCGGTGGCCAGCGCGGAGCACGCGCAGTTCATGCAGACCGACGCCAACGTCGGCTCCTTCGATGCGGGTTACGGCTCTGCCCTGCTGGCCCGCCAGGTGGGGGATCGCCGGGCCCGGGAAATCTTCTTCCTCGCCCGTCCCTACACCGCGCAGCAGGCGGAGTCGTGGGGGGCGGTCAACCAGGCGGTGCCCCACGCCCAGTTGGAGGAAACGGCCCTGGAGTACTGCCGGATCATCGCCACCAAGTCCCCGCAGGCGATCAGGATGCTGAAGTATGCGTTCAACCTGGTGGACGACGGGTTAGCCGGACAGCAGATGTTTGCCGGTGAGGCCACCCGGCTGGCCTACATGACCGAGGAGGCCCGGGAGGGACGCGACGCTTTCCTGGAGAAGCGGGACCCAGATTGGAGCCAGTTCCCCTACTACTACTAGTAGTGGCTGACCACCTTCGTGCCCATGTCCGCCCAGTCGTAAATGAACTTGGCGTCCACCGGCTGCATGTTGACGCATCCGTGCGAGCCACCGGGGCCGGTCCAACCGAAGGATGAACGCCAGGGCGCCCCGTGGAAGGCGTAGCCGCCGTGGAAGTAGGTCACCCAGGGCACGTCCTCAGTCAGGTACTTCGAGCCGTCGACGTTCTCGCCGCGCATGTCCTGCAGCTCGTACTTCAGGTAGACGTTGAACTCGCCGTCCACCGTTGGGGTGCGGGGTTCGCCCGGGACCATGTACCAGGGGCCGCCGACAACATCGGTGCCCTCGTAGGCGGTGACGGTGGCGTTGGTCAGGTTCAGGTCCAGCCACTTCTCACCCTCGGCCGGGCGGTAGATCCAGTCTTCCGTCCCGGGCAGGGCCGGCCGGTCCGTCCAGGTGGCCGGCAGGTCGTCGTAGGTGAAGTCAAAGGACAGGTCGGAGCTGGATCGGAGCGCCTGCTCGAAGGCCGGCGCCACCTCGGCCACGTTGTTCACCCCGTAGCCGTCTTCGGCGGGCAGGGAGGTGGCGACGACGTTGCCGCTGGCATCCACATTTCGCAGTCCGTTGACCGGCTGGTCTGTCGTTTCGTCGGCGAAGTCCTGCGCCCACTTGGTCACCAGGTCCGCCTTCAGGGTGGGATGATACCCGTCGTCCCCCTGCTTGAACTCGATCCAGGACACCCGGGTGTCGTGATCGGGCGAGGTGGAATCGGGGTAGTTGTCGTTCAGCGTCAGCTCAGCGGTCAGGAAGTGGTTGGCTTCCTGCACGGCCGCGGTCGCTGCCTCCGTGGTGATGGCGGGGTCCTGGACCGACACGGGGGCGGTCACAGAGGCCGGTTGCAGAGACTGGGCGGCCCGCTCCAGTTCCCCGCGGAGGGCATCCCGATCGACCGTCTGGCCCGGCTGCGCCTCTTTGGCAAAGAAGGTGCCCGAATCGGGATCGTAGACGGCGGCCGCGTCGACCGCCCCCGACTGTTCCGGCCCGATCAAAGAGTCGGCGAAAGTCCCGAACGCGGCGTCGTCCACCGTCACCACCGGTTCAATCTGAACGGTCCCGAACAGGCCGCGCAGGAACCCGCCGACCGAGCGCGAGGCTGCCAGCACCTGGTCAACCGTGGCCGCCTCGTCCACCTTGACCCCGGCCTCAGCCAGGACGACCGGCTGCGGGTCGGCGTCAAGCACGGTGAGCTGCACCTGCTGGTCTGCCTGGTGCGACTTCAGGGTCTGCGCCAGCGCGGCCTGAGTTTGGCCCCCGACGGAGATTTCACCGATTTTCGCTCCCGGGAGAGCGTGGGTGCGGAAAAAGAAAAACAGTGACGTAACCGCAATCACTAAAATCAGCAAAATGATCGAGAGCACAAAGACAATTTGGCGGGGCCGGGTGGAGAGAAGATTCTTCATGATGCAGCCATTCTATCGGCCCGCAGAGCCGCTGACGATGTTGGGTGGCCAACACGGAAAGACTGTGTCCTAAAGTAGATTCATGCCCGCAAGTACCACCCCGGAATTCCCGGCAGAGATCATTCGCGTCCGGTTGGAGCAAAGCTCCGTTGACCTGCTCGTAGAGGCCATCAAACAGCGGCTATTTGGGACGGTACGACGCCCGCTGATCGTGCTGGGAACAGAGGACAAACAGGTCGAAAAGGCACTGCAAAACCTGCCTCCAGCGACCCTGACTTCAGATGTGATTTTGGCCACTTCCGGTTCCACGCGGGGCCGACCGCACCTAGTGGGACTGTCCTGGGAGGCGCTGAGAGCTTCGGCCGGTCGCACCATCGACTTTCTCGGCCCGGCTCGGTGGCTGCTGCCGCTGCCCCCGCACCACATCGCCGGGTTCCAGGTGCTGGTGCGCAGCGTCCTGCTCGGGGTCTCCCCCCTGGTGGTCGGCCGAACCGAGGACATTCCCGCCGCCGTGGCCGCCGCCCGGGAGCCACTCATCACCTCGCTGGTGCCCACCCAGTTGCGCCGACTCCAGGGCGAAGACCTGTCCGGCCTGAGCCGGATCCTGGTGGGCGGGGCTCGACTCGACCCGGCACTCGCCCGCCAGTGCGCCCACCTGCCGCTGGTAACCACCTACGGAATGACCGAAACCTGCGGCGGGTGCGTCTACAACTCCCGCCCCCTGCCGGGCATCGGGGTGCGGATCGAGTCCGGCCTGGTGCACCTGTCCGGGCCGGTGCTAATGGACGGGTACCTGGGCGAGCCCAGCCCGCTGGTCACCCTGGATGGCACCCGCTACCTGGTCACCAGTGACCTTGGCCGGATGGACGAGGGGCGGCTCACCATCGAGGGGCGGGCCGACCACGTCATCATCTCCGGTGGGGAAAACCTCTCGCCCGGAACCATCGAGGAGGCGATCGGCAGTTGGCGCCCGGACCTGAACGCGGTCGTGATCGGGGTGGACGATCCCGACTGGGGTCAGGTCGCCGTCGCGGCGCTGGAGGGGGCGGGGTCGCCGGCCCTGGTTGGTCCCGAGCTTCGCGCCGCCGTGTCCGCCCAGCTCGGGGCGCACCACGCCCCCCGTGCGGTCGTGTTCGTCGGGGACCTGCCCCTGCTCAGTTCCGGTAAAGTGGATCGTCGCCGACTGGTTGTCACGGTGACCGAAATGATTAGCAAGCAAGACTGCTGGAGCGTCGATTAACCCATGAGTTCACACCTACCTGAGCTGCCCGCTCGTCCTACCTGGCGCGACTGGTTGGAGGGGGCCCGGCTGAGGACCCTGCCGGCCGCGGCCGCTCCGGTCCTGGTTGGGGCCGGGGCCGCAGCTCAACTGGGGGCTTTCTCGTGGGGGAAATCGGTGCTGGCCCTGCTGGTGGCGCTGCTGCTGCAGGTGGGGGTGAACTTCGCCAACGACTACTCCGACGGCATTCGCGGCACCGACCAGGTGCGGGTGGGGCCGGTCCGGCTGACCGCCTCGGGCCTGGTGCCGCAGCGGCAGGTGCTGGCGCTGGCCCTGGGCTGTTTTGCCCTGGCGGGGCTGGCGGGCCTCGCGCTGGTGGCCTGGGCCGGAACCTGGTGGTTCCTGCTGGTGGGGGCCCTGGCGATCGCGGTGGCCTGGTTCTACACCGGGGGGAAGAACCCGTACGGCTACCTGGGGGTGGGCCTGTCCGAGCTTTTCGTCTTCGTCTTCTTTGGCCTGGTGGCCACGGTGGGCACCAACTGGGTTCAGGCCTATGCGGCTCCAGCCTGGCTTTGGCTGGCCGCTTCCGGGATGGGCTTGGCCTCCGTCTCCCTGCTGCTGGTGAACAACCTCCGCGACATTCCCACCGACCGGGAGGTGGGGAAGACCACCGTCGCCGTGCGGATGGGGGATCGCGCCTCGCGCCTGGTGTTCCTGGCGCTGCTGGTGGCCGCCTCCCTCCTGGGTGCGGGCGGCTTGGCCCTCGGGGCCAGCTGGGTGTGGGCGCTCTGGCTGGCCGTCGTCCTGCTGGTGGTCAGCATTCCCGCGGCGCTACCCGTGCTGGCCGGCGCCACCGGGCCGGGCCTGATCGTGGCCCTGCGCAACACCGGACTGTACACGCTAATCTACGGTGTCCTGGTCGGGGCGCTGCTGGCGCTGTAGCCCGGTCGCGCGCAAACTCAACTATCCTAGAAACATGCCAAGAGTCATGCTGTTTGCTTTCGCCATTGGGGTGACGCTGTACGCCCTGCTTGACTGGGGCATGAATTCGAAGTCACAGACGCCCGGTGGGCTGTCCCGCTGGCTGTGGCTGGCAGTGATCATCATCTTCCCGATCATCGGCCCGGCCGCCTGGGTGATCTTGCGGCTGGTGGGCCAGGCAGAACGCAAGCGCGGCCCAACCGCGGCGCCCCCGCCTCAACGCGGAGCTCCCGACGACGACTCCGAGTACCTGCGGGAGTGGTCGGACCGGATTGCCCGGCGCCAGCGGAAGTCCCCTCCCCCGGAAAAGCCGAAGGATGAGGACGAGGAGGATTAGCCCTCGTTGACCCGGGCCACCGAGGCGCCGGGGGTGACGTCGGCCGCCTCGTGCAGCAGGTGCCCGGCCGGCTCCGTGTAGCTCCACCCGACCAGCGTGTGGTCGTCAAACAGCAGCGACGTGAGCGAGGCGAGCGAACATTCGCGCCAAAGAGGATTGTGGGCCAGCGGCTTGCCCTGAATGAAACGCTGCACCATCACGATCGGAAGCTGATGCGAGACCAGCAGTGCCTCGTGCCCCCAGGCTTCGTCAATGGCCGAGGAGATGGCGCTGCACATCCGCTCACGGATCAGTCGGTAGGGCTCCCCCCAGGACGGCTCCAGCGGGCGCACGTAGCGGGACCAGTTCCGCGGGTGGGCCAGCGCCCACCGGTTCCCGTTGACGTTCTCACCCTGAAAAGTCGATCCCGCCTCGACCAGGCGCGGGTCCGCCTCGATCGGCAGGTGGTAGGCGAGGGCGGTCGGCAGCGCGGTTTCCTGGGCCCGCAGTAGCGGCGAGGCGATCACCCGGGTGATGTCGCGCTCCTCCAGGCTCAGGTACTGCGCCACCTCGGACGCCATCTCCCGGCCGAGCGGGGTGAGGGAAAATTGGGGAAGGCGGCCGTAGAGGACGCCGTCGGGGTTATCCACTTCACCGTGGCGGAGCAGGTGCACTGTCGTAAAGGCCATGGCTCTAGTTTCGCACGGAACCCGCCCGCCCCCGCAACCGGAGTCACCTCCTCGACCCGGCCAAAAAGTCCTAGGCTAGCGCTATGGAGAAAACCAACCCGGAGGCCCGCTCGATCGGGGCCTTCTTTGACGTCGACGAAACCCTGGTGCGCGGAGCCACCGCCTTTTGGGCGGCTCGAGAAATGTTCTCCCAGGGGTTCTTCAGCCTGCGCGACCTGCAGTACGCAGCCCGGCAGACCCTTCGCTTTGTCCTGCTGGGGGAAAACGCGGGCAAGATCGGCGAGTTTGGTGACCGGGCCGCGAAGGTGCTGGAGGGAAACTCGGTGGAGCATCTGCTGCACCTGAGCGAAAAGGTCTACGACCAGTACTTCGTCCCCCACGTCTACCAGGCGACCTACGAGCGCCTGAAGGAACACAGTGCGGCCGGTCACCAGGTGTGGCTTATTTCGGCCACCCCCTGGCTGTTGGCCGAGGTGATTGCCCGCCGGCTGGGAGCCTCGGGCGGGGTGGGAACGCGGATGCAGGTTTCCGGCGACCGCCTGATCGGGAAGCTGGAAGGTCACCTGGTCCACGGCCCCGGGAAGGTGAAGGTGCTGAAGGAGATTGCCGAGGAGCACCAGATTGATCTGTCCCGGTCGTGGGCCTACTCCGACTCGGCCAACGACATTCCGATGCTCAGCGCCGTTGGGCATCCGGTGGCGGTTAACCCGGATCGGGAACTGACCGAATATGCGCGCCAGCAAAACTGGGAGATCCTCAATGCCCGCGAGCGGCGCGACGTGATCCGACGCGGGGCGATCATGGCGGCCCTGGTGGTCGGCGGGGGGACTGCCGTCGTCTGGTCGGCCTGGAAGCTGGCGAGGCTCGCCCCCCGGACCCGCTGACATGCTTGAAGCCCAGATCCCGCGGGATCTGGGCTTCAAAACCAAAGCTTAGAACTACTTCTTGTTCCGGCGCTGGTGACGAGTCTTGCGCAGTTGCTTACGGTGCTTCTTCTTCGACATGCGCTTGCGGCGCTTCTTTACTACGGATCCCATAGAGTCCTCCCCTCGTCACATCGACACGCCCCTGCCGGCCCGATCAGCGATCTACGTTTGGCTCAGGCAGTGGCCCACAACAGTTACAACGCGGAATATCTTACCCGCCCAAACTCGATTGTTGTTCATCGGCCCATGTGATATCGAGTAATTCTTTCACCGCCACCGAGGGGATCCGAAAGCTCTTTCCCGCCCGAACGGCCGGAAGCTCACCGGAATGGATGAGCCGATAGACGGTCATCCTCGATACCCGCATCAGCTCAGCAACCTCGTTAACCGTCAGCAGTTTCGGTACGGGCTGTGGCTCCACCATTGCTACCCCTCTTACTTCCAGCACCAGGCTGTGAACAGCGCTTTTCGGGCGCGACTGAGTCCAATGAAGGTCAGTCTAGCGCACTTTCGCCCACGTCAGGGGAATATCAAAACCAAAACCAGACCAGATCCTGGAGACTTCCCCATTAAACGCTCATAAACTTCACAGGGAAGAGCGGCAGCGTACTATGGAGCCATTCAGGGCGCCCGGCAGCAGGAGAAACATGGGGATCAGACGGCACCGAGGGTCGCTGCCAGACGGCAGCCGGAAAGAGTGGCGCACCCATCGCTGGCTCGTCCCCGGTCGCAACTCCAACCCGGTTCGCGTCCTCCCGCCACCCCATTCCCGGTCCCGGGTCAAGTGGTGGCAGGTGCACCGCCGGGTGGCCCGCTGGTTTGAGCACCTGGCCCAGCGCTCCCCCGCCCGCGCCACCCTGCTGGTGTTCCTGGCAATCATCACCGCCATCACCGGCCTCCTCTCCCTGCCGATCGCCACCACCTCGGGCGAGCGGGCCCCGTTCATCGACGCCCTGTTCACCGCGGTCTCGGCCGTCTGCGTCACCGGGCTGACGACGGTGGACACCGCGACCTACTGGTCTCACTTCGGCCAGGGGGTCATGGTTCTCGGCGTCTTCATCGGCGGCCTGGGCGTGATGACGCTGGCCTCGCTGCTGGCGCTGGTGGTGTCCAGCCACCTGGGGCTGACCCAGAGGATGCTGGCCTCCTCGGCCACCGGTTCGCGCGGGATGAGCGACGTCGGCCAAATTCTGACCAACGTCATGATGGTCTCCCTGGTGGTGGAGGGCGGCGTCTTCGTGGCGCTCAGCCTGCGGTTCCTCACCTTGGGTTTCACCGTGCCGGACGCGCTTTGGAGCGGCCTGTTCATGGCTATCTCCTCGTTCAACAACGCGGGCTTCGTCAACCTGGAGGGTGGGGCCGCCTCGTTCGTGGGCGACTGGGGGTTCCTGCTGCCCATCATCCTGGCGGCCACGGTGGGGGCGCTCGGGTTCCCGGTGCTGAACGACTTTATCCGGAACCCGCGGAAGCCCCGCCGCTGGACGCTGCACTCGAAAATGACCCTGTCGGTCTTCGGGGGCCTGTTCTTCCTCTCCGTCATTTCGACCGCCGTGCTGGAGTGGAACAACCCGGGCACGTTCGGCCACCTGGCCGGCTCGGAGAAAGTGCTGAACTCGCTGCTGTCGGGGATCAACTCCCGTTCCCTCGGCATTTCCGCGATTGACACCTCCGCGCAGGAGTCCACCACCGTCTTCCTGACCGGGATCTTCATGTTTATCGGGGGCGGGTCGGCGTCAACCGCGGGCGGGATCAAGGTGACGACGTTCGCCGTCCTGTTCCTGGCGGTGCTGGCCGAAGCGAAAGGCTCCCACGACGTGGAGGTCTACGGCCGGCGCCTGCGTTTTGGCACGGTGCGCCTGGCGGTTTCGGTCCTGTTCATCTCCACCGCCATGGTGCTGCTGGCGGCATTCCTGCTGCTGGCGATGACGAACCTGCCGCTGGAGGCGGTTATCTTCGAGACGATTTCGGCCTTCGGCACGGTCGGATTGTCGCTGGGAATCACGCCGCATCTGCCCGCTGCAGCCAAGGCGGTGCTGGTCTTTCTGATGTTTGCCGGTCGGCTGGGACCGATGACTTTCGCCACCGCTTTGGCCCTGCGGGAAAAGAGTAGACTGGTGCGGATGCCTGAGTCGCGTCCCATCGTTGGTTGATTTCTGGAGGAATCTAACATGTCACCTCGTCGGCGTACCAGCGGTACCCTGGTGATC
Proteins encoded:
- the menD gene encoding 2-succinyl-5-enolpyruvyl-6-hydroxy-3-cyclohexene-1-carboxylic-acid synthase; the encoded protein is MTENPSILTAQTLIATLLAARVPVAAYCPGSRNAPFAYALAQAEAEGQIRVGTFSDERSAGFWALGMAKALAAQAGQPVPVPVFTTSGTAVTELHSAVEEARLQGLALVVITADRPHELRGVGASQTTIQEGIFPGVVAASIPAGRSGERVATAAPLTRLLRAACDTPGPVHLNVAFADPLVPASDLVLPTVPVPTYLATPPTLPSWDEVVDPSLWTVVVAGDSADPAVIAAATARQVPILAEPSSGATASPSWVPHTPLLLRYLYQQRDIQQVVVTGRPTLSRPVVALLGRHDVRKIVVSPRADYPDQSYTAQVVVAGLAASDGGAGDPGWLATWRAGADCVGQVVAEVSGAELNLLAISRLLWASQPEVALWLSASNAVRGFDLAAASPARAQVYANRGLAGIDGTVASALGLASGLGRPVRAVIGDLAFAADLSTLVQQPGLPADLQVVVLNDGGGSIFASLEHGGAPADLYERYFAVAPRMDVVALAEAAGWRAERVSRFDELEPALAAPVSGRSVIEVVMPRPDALLRELAARTEAALSRLHVSQLSPRVNPEN
- a CDS encoding o-succinylbenzoate synthase, coding for MSTSLMLTDVPLTEWSHPTRWEDLGIDRTIIFHLPLTTTFRGVNSREGLLVHGPHGWGECAPFLDYQPDEAAQWLRSALAQATRPGPAPVRTEVPVNVTIPVSSPAAAAARAAEAGCRTAKIKVADPRVDLDADAARVAAVAEVLADQFGADARVRIDVNGSWSRDEACAAIEFLQRAAGPVGGLEYVEQPCWEVEDLAAVRERVEPPIAADESIRRADDPFSVVGAVDLAVIKVAPLGGVRAALDLAGQLPLPVVVSSAIDTSYGLAAGVQLAAALPDLPHACGLDTARLLATDVVAEPLRSAGGNLDVARAARVLTAEPVAGAADRSVVERWLARTEAMLTEVNARD
- a CDS encoding M15 family metallopeptidase — protein: MASNPRVSQRLSPGIVVLLALLLIVATGFSAPRLASAKSPVPAETVKRDYLVELAPAAGDAALLSAVRQSLGRVDETNLSLLESMSDSGANAVDAYRHLADQLGANPGQSSWLLISGVPTNLMRAYEQGNLTRSALFAAATSVTSLSAAQARTSRAIPVKITRSTLDQGALAAATSAFDSALAALTEQELAVATGRMRVNDLANGQLTELARAETAAGDAAQLELDRRLAQNLPDLTGVSNGELPDDLLCPIPWQPNERLLCAAMDNFIRLNEAYHLQFGTDLPILNGYRDLASQYQVHWDAPDMTAIPGQSNHGFGQAIDFNWDIFSTWDAPEVSWMLEHGPSYGFRLPSALGPDTDRPEPWHYEFGTSYSENDRADFLGPTPAVVYKIKSQLNPIGYAEWMALQGR
- the argF gene encoding ornithine carbamoyltransferase; translated protein: MTDLSRYFAPGSHLLRETDFTAQQWADLIELAGILKEQKRTGTEVPYLRGRNIALVFEKTSTRTRCAFEVAAADQGASTTYLDPSGSQLGHKESVADTARVLGRFFDGIEYRGDRQSSVETLAELSGVPVWNGLTDEWHPTQMLADSLTMKEHAGGRNLSEVAYAYVGDARFNTGRSLLVNGALLGADVRIVAPEALWPPADVIAQAEEIAAQTGARITVTEDLAAVAGVDFVHTDIWVSMGEPAEVWAERIQLLRPYRVDEALMATAGPNAKFMHCLPAFHDLNTTIGRQVYQQFGLEGVEVTNEVFEGPRSIVFDQAENRLHTIKAVMVRSLGRI
- a CDS encoding 1,4-dihydroxy-2-naphthoyl-CoA synthase, producing MSSLPFVSDTFDPARWQEVPGFTFTDITYHRGRSRGPQDGAPTGAPLPWVRIAFDRPEVRNAFRPQTVDELLVALEDARTNSEVAAVIVTGNGPSAKDGGYAFSSGGDQRVRGKEGYQYGPAGDAQSRARHGRLHILEVQRLIRATPKPVIAAVNGWAAGGGHSLAVVCDLAVASAEHAQFMQTDANVGSFDAGYGSALLARQVGDRRAREIFFLARPYTAQQAESWGAVNQAVPHAQLEETALEYCRIIATKSPQAIRMLKYAFNLVDDGLAGQQMFAGEATRLAYMTEEAREGRDAFLEKRDPDWSQFPYYY